Within Quercus lobata isolate SW786 chromosome 5, ValleyOak3.0 Primary Assembly, whole genome shotgun sequence, the genomic segment TGTTGTTGAATTGATCAATAtaagaatttttgaaaattagggttttcaaaattggggattttgctaaatttctaattttcttggtcaattttcaaaattgagaTGAAATTGAACTATTTTAGAGCATTAGATCATGCATCAGATGTGCACTTGtgtcatgcatcatatagtttttaaaaatttcacgTTATCCTATGCTCTAACTCTATTTgatgcagtctgcccttggtttttgtttatgtttttttttaaacctttagACATGTCTCTTAAGGTtggtagaaaattcaaaaccaaagccAATAGAAACTctgcatcttcttcttctgcccCTTCTTTGGTTGATAGGGTTAGGTTTCTTTCTTCTAAGATTGAGGAAGTCTTTGAGACCTTAACCAAGTATAGGTCTATATGGGGAGAGAGACAGATTTTCCTAGATGAGTTAGATCCTTCCATTCGTAGGAATCTAGTGTCTCAGAATTGGGTTACCATGTGTGATGTCTCTGATCCTCCTACTGCTGCTTTGATTAGAGAGTTTTACTCAAATCTTTCTATTTATCTTGAGGATACAGGTGGTCATTATTTGACTACTTGGATTAGAGGTAAAGAGTTTAGGATTACTAAACGTGTAGTTTCTGAAGCTCTAGGTGTGCCTTTAGTTCGTAAACTCATATATCCATACACTAACTTTCTTCCTGTAGATGATATGTCTTTACTTTGTGGAAGATCAATTTCTTGGGGTTTTGAACCAAGGATAAACTCATGTGAGCTTACTGAGCTTAACTCTCTTTACTTAAGAATAGCCTGGCATAATATCTTCCCTATTTCCCATGTCCACACCATTCCTATAGATAGGTGTGCTTTTCTCTATGCTTTTATCATAGATGAATCTATGTATTTTCCTTCCCTATTCATTCAAACTATTGTTGATACTTATAGGAGTAAGTCCAAAGCACAAAAGTTGTTCTTTTCTGTGTTTATATTTAGGGTGGCGAACTTTCTAGCGTTAGCAAACTTTCCTCCTCTAGAGTTAGTTCATATCATTGCCCTTATAGGAGCCTCTTTTCTTAAACAGTGATAGTCTCAGATGAAGACTGGTGAACCAAGCACTGGGACTTCAAAAAGACCAAGAGGTGAAGTTTTTACTACAGCTCTTGCCTCTAGTGATATGCCTACTACTGAGGAGGTACATGTGGATCCTACTGCAGCTGTAGATCCTTctagtgatgatgatgttgttgaCCCTATTGTTACCCCACCACTCTCACTACGTGCCATGATGGAGTCATTTATGACTACTCAGGGGGCTCATGGACAGCTTATTGATGAGTTACTCACTGAGGTTGCTGCCTTGAGAGCTGATTTTACTGAGTATAGGAGTGCTTTTTCACCTCCTCCACCCTCTGATGCTTAATGGTTGCCTTTGGCAATTCAtaacaaaaagggagagtaggtttaggtttaggtttggGTGATGCCTCTTGTATTTAGGGGGGGTAGAgagtttttgtatttaggggGAGTTGCTTAGATTTTGAGACGAGAGATTTtgatgtatttttcttttctcattgtTTTGAGgtatatatgttttgttttattgttcttgttttACAAACATTGTTGGTTCATTAACTATGATAGTATATTTGATATTCTgtctattttttatgttttgtgaatttaagttcagtttttatttattggttttgtACTGTATTTTTCACATATGAGTTTATGGTTTGTTTTCAGTGTTTCAGGAATTTATAGGTTAATTCTTTCAATAGCTGTTATCTATACTAGCAACTAATAGTAAGTAGTTGTGATAGAATTGTATTAGGGCAATACTTTGTAATTAGGCTGATGTTTGATTTGAGAAATTCATTCCGtatgtgtgttttgtcacggattgtcaaaggggaagattgttaggttctaaaaatttaggattaaatgtttaggattctattttgtttgtgttggcaaatcaagaacaaaacatgtctagtctaTGTGTAAGGCATTGCTCAAAGGTAtatgtttcaagtttcaagttcGAGCTGACTATATaaaagaagagtcaaaatcTACCAAgttcaattgataaaaaaattagattcaatCGATTGAGAATCGCataaattagattctacaaaatttttaaacaagGCCCAAGCCTGcgaaaacatttagggtttcaatctaacttgtccacatataaaagggaaaccctagctaTGTTTGGGAGACCTTTGGAAGACTTAtgtgttactctttgtgagatctaaactgtaaatcaaagaaaaggaattaaatcaaataaactataaatcaaagaaaaggaaTTAAATTTCTAAACCCAGTAGTAAAAGACTATAAGGTTTTTAATAGCAATCTTGAACTATTAGGCCATTGGTCGGGTTGTCTTCTTTTTATGTTAATGTAAGTTTCTGTAATTGGAGACATGTATCTTTGTGTCCATACCAAATAGGTTAGGCCAACTCTCACCTAACGTTTAGCTAAAAGCCCACCTTTTGTAACATATTGAACCCATCAACCCCAAAAGGCTAGGCTTAATGGGAAAGGGGCTTCCCATTTCTAATACACTGTGTCTTTGCATGAAAGGTGTTTCTCCTACGCACAAGGCTCATGACATCTCCTACCAATGAGTAGAACATTCCTCTAATTCTATTTTTAACACCTTTTGTTGCTCAAGCCCAAATGGTTGATCTTTTGGGGCTTGAAGGATTCAAGGggttatatttttcaatttgagtTACCTACTTTTCAAGCACAACAGattttctattctctctctaTTATATTTAAGcctttattgattttttttttctttccaatggtcatattttttatacagTCATATATTTCTAACGATTGTGTTTTCCAATGATTATATTCTTTCAATATAAATAGCATAATTTCCTCTCTAATTTTCATTTAACTCTAACCCAATAATAgtctccctcaaaaaaaaaaaaaaaaaaaaaaaaaaaaaaaaaaaaaaaaaattgtgttatttGGAGGTAGCCCAAATCCAATTTGAAGTGAATAACTTTTTATCTTTGGGTATAAAAGTAGATGTCAGTGTAAGAATTAAACCAGTTCAACATTTGGACTCATGAGAAATTGAGATTATCTTTTCTATGAAATTTCAAGTCAactaaattcaataataaaaatgaaacaatAATACGACTatgaagaacaaagaagaaagcaaaTATTAGCAAACCACTGCATGTTGTGACTTGGTGGTAAGAGCTCTCGTATCGCTTCATATAATGCTTGACAATAGTTGAGTGGTTCCAGTAATGACGCTTTGACAACTatgttatatccacaataaTAGCTTCATCAAGGCCTCAATGGTATACATAGTATTATCCATTATCGTCACGTAGCGTGAGATCGATGGTAaaagtaagaatttttttttttttttttttttttttttaatgtcaaactTTAAAAGTGTCATTGATTTTCTTACAACCTATACTTTGGGTTTTTGTATGGTGGTGGTTCAATTGAGCACCATCTCAAATGCTATGTAAGtaaaatgtgaaatatttggtaaatttttttatatctgGAAGAGGattgtaatttaaaaacaatataaaatgtGGGTTTAAAAACgtaatttacaaaaataaaaaaaattaaaaaaaaaattgctatttgCAAAAACCTGGCCAGCGTGTCAGGTATCCAAACCTCCACTTCTCTTATGTAACTCAGAAGAATGAACCCACTTTAATTAGGAGATGTCAAACGCTGTCGTTTATAGGGcaaaagatatataaaaatagaggaattttgaaatttcaagagacaaaagaaagaagaagaagaagaagagatgagGTCCATGAGGATGAGCTGTGATGGTTCCGGTTTTCTCCAAATCAGACTCACTCGATCCCAATCCTTCAGAATTGCtgtgttttccatttttttactTCAACAAGCTCTGCTCTGACTCAGTGAAGTGAAAAATGGTGGCAATTGCCAATTATAGACGGTgctgtttttttattgttggtatTTCTTTAGAGACAGcaaaaatatatgatttggtgtttaaaatatgattaaggttttattttagtttgaaatatttaatttcCATTCCCTATAATATTGGAAAAAGTGTGCATATCAATAATAAGTTGGTTTTTGAGAAATGTGGTGTGTGAAGAAGGAATGTGGTTTCAGATAACATATAGAAGAGGCACTGTACTGTGTGCAGAAAATGGTTCTGAGAAATGAGAAGGATTTGAGGATTATTAAATGAGTTTATCAAAATAACCTTGCCCTTTGATCCCAAAAGATGAACATGAGAAACAGATTCAATTTGCATTAGAGCAAGGAATTGGTGGAGTGGTCTCTGCTTTAGCCAGGAACAGATACCAGACCCCAGTAGAGCTTGAGATGGTTCACTGTTCAAGCTTGTTGTGTCGATTGGCATGAGAATGGTACCCAGCCACCCTGAagatatttaattatattgcaTTTCTTGAATGGGAAACGGAAATCTTGAAGCAACTATAGGCATGAGCAACTAGTTTGCAATAAGGTTTTTCATAGTATCTTGAGGAATTTAAATTGTGTCTGGTCTTTGAAAGAATTAATGAAGCGCTGCTTAATTAATTCCCAAGAATTTGTGTGGGAAGACATCGTTGTATGAGAAAATCAGTGGATGTGAAAATCTTTAAGGGCTGTGGTATGTAAGTTGGCCTCAGGTGCTGCTGTGTATGCCAGTCTCCAATGCCAGGGAATAAGAACTGAGGAGGTATTATGTAGTCTTTATAAAAAGAGAGCTTAAAACAACGGTGGAGACTATAAGTAAGCCATTTGTAGTAACTGGGGGATTAATTTAGCTCTATCCTGGGAGAGCACCCTGCATAGGTAATTTGGTGTGCAAATCAACATCTGTACCAAGCGAGGTTTCTGTTCAAAATTTCTCAATATGAATCAGAGAGCCAAATGCCAGGAAGGGGgggaaaatattatatatgttgcGACTgttggagaaaaagaaaaacaacaattaTTTAATATAACAAACCGTTACATTGGAAAGATAAATATCAATacataaatatgtatttttcttaaaacaaaagcGGCAGGATTTGTATTGCATTTCACAAAATCATCAAGTAGCCAAATCTCAGTGGCCCAATTTTACATCCAAGATCTGCTAAATCTAGAGGAGCATTATTACAGCTTTCGtccacaaaattaaaattgcaGCATCGGAGAGTAGATTTGCTAGTTTCACTTTGTTGAACAGAGCATTTCaggtcactttttttttttttgggggggggggggggggggggagggggagagagagagagagagagagagggaggaatCCATGTTAAAAGCAGCAATGGCAAATTGGCAATACTTAAGTGGCTCTCAAGTTGAACCTCCTGAATTCCCTACTGGTTAAACAATTGTAGGGCATGCCAGAATCCTGCAAAATGAGCCTCCAGACGGCATTGGCCCACAATCACCTCAACCTTAGCTGCAACAAAATTCACATTGAGATCTCTAATCACTGCAACATTTACCTTGGAGTAAGGTAACTGAGGGACCTTCCATATTAGGAGATGTACTTTCTGCAGTATCTCAGACGAAAATTTTGCAGCCTAGTGTTCATGCATCTCTTTACCTATGTATACCAAAGTGGTTGGCTGTATTGCTGGTTCCCCAAATCTCTCCATTTCAGTGCAGCCATAATTGCCATGAGAGAGTGGGAAATAGTTTCAGTGAGAATGTATTCTTATGGTGCAGCATCCAGGAGAATAGATCAGTCCAGTTCTGATAAGGCTGGTGTGGGATAAAGTTTATGCATTCAACTAATTGCCATACCTTCTTGGTGTCTGGGCAAGATCACAAAGCATGTAAAGTGGTTTCAGGAACTTCATTACACTGCTCACAAGTTACTGAAGAGATGATGCATTTGGAAAATAGATGAGGTTTTGTTGGCAGGATAAACCGAAGAGTATGCCATGAAGAACTTTAATCTTGTTAGGAACCTGAGCCTTCCACAGTGCCTGCCACATAATTGTTGAGCTGTGTGATTGTTTGAAGCCTCTCCTAAACCTGAGACTGCCTCGTGGTCTGACAAATTATATGCACTCCAAACTGAAAAATCTCCAATTTTTGCGCCCACCAAAAGATACAAATTTTGAGAATTTCACAGAATGCTTTGAATGACAGCAGCTTCTTGTGGCATGAACAACCTGTCCAGAACAATCCTTCTGCAGGTCTTTGTATTATCATCCAGCAACTCACACACGGTTTGCTGCAGATTGAGGATTTCTCAGTTAAACCACCCTGAATGTACTCAGTGTCAGCAGCTGCCTATCTTCCCAGATGTTCACCTGTCTTCCATCGCTATCTTCTAACAGTAGCTCAACTGTGTAACCTTTCTAGTTTCCATTATACATCTCCAACCAAATGAGGCATTGGATGGTAACTTTGTGTTAACAAGAAGAAGTTGATATGAAGGATTTATATCTGTATGTCATTAGAAGTTTAACATAGCATTACACTTGCAGgacacccacaaaaaaaaaagatttaatcaATAATACGAGCAAATTGACAGTTAATTTAAATGCTTGACCATTTTGGTTCCTTGACCACTTTTGAAAGAGCCCAAAGTGAGTGTGAGAGGAGCATAGCCACTCGGCTAATACTTCAACGTTGACGCTCTTGTAGCTATCCACTTTGGCAAAGGCTTCAAGCTTCTCAGACGTTTGATCCCATCCttccattaattaaataaaagttcACCAACAAGAAAAAATTTGTGTTATTCCCACctgattaaataaaaataaaaaaagtgatacggtatgatattaatttttgagtttgggTCAATTCGGATATGAGTGCCAAAAGGTGCCACAAAGGTACAAGTATCACAATATTTTGAAGTTAgtaggaagaaaaataataacttACAGGTAATGAACAGCAAACGATTAGCCTTCCAGGTCATTTTCACTAGATTCTTCAAAATCAGCCATTAATCCTTCGAGTTTTGAATCCACTTTGGCTTTGGATCCTCATTATAGTAGCACTCTCCTTCCATTATATAAAAGTTCCCCAACaagtcaagaaaaaaatttgtattatcaAACCTGatgaaaaaactttttttaaaaaaagggatatggaatgattttaatttttgagtttgtgGTGATTGGAGTGTGAATGCCAAAAGGTGATGTTAACTAGCAAAATACtttgaactttcttttttccctctctcaaaaaaggagtaaaaatctaaaaagaaaatctcCAATTTATACCTatgacaaattaaaattttttatcatgCAAATTTAAACCTAACATTCAAAACCCACACTTTCATTTCATTGGATATCtctccccaaaaaataaaagagaacatCAAGACTTGTAAACTGTAATAGCAAGAAGAAAGATGATGACTTACAGGCAAAGAAGTCGAAACATTCCTAATACTAAATTCTTTAGAGTCAGCCATACATCCTCCAAGTCTTTGAATGTGGTTCGTTGTTAGAGTAGGCTTCTCCACTAGGTCCAGCCCCATCTTCCTCATCATGGCGTCGCTTATTTCTGCTACCTTCTGTGGCTGAATTGCAAAGATTATGGCGGAGATCACCCAGATCTTCATAGAGTGTCCTGCTGTTGATGCTTAACTGTGTTATTGTTTGATTGGGATCTTCAATGTCTTGGCAACTATCCTGCTTCCCTCCGTGAATGGATTCAAGTTTCTTGGACCTTTGATCCTCTCCTTGCACTAAATAAAAGTTCACCAACAAGACaacaagaaaaatttgtttattccaacctgatttaaaaaaaaaattatgatgatAACTTGTAAAGTAGTAAGAAGAAAGATTATCACATACTGGCAAAGAAGTTGAAAAATTCCCTCTGACTAGAATCCTCAGAATCAGTCATAAATCCTCCGAGTCTTTGAATCTTCTTTGGTTGTAGTTTCTCATGATAGTAGCCTTCTCCACTAGGTCCAGCCCTGTCATCCTCATCAAGACTTTGCTTGTTTTTGCAGTCTGAATTGTCAAGATCATGATGGAGAACACCCAGATCCTCAAATGGTATGCCGCTGTTGTTGATGCATTGTGACATAGTTTTATTGGATAACAAAGAGAACCCAATTTTCTCCACCTTCAAGTTCCAGGAAGATATTTCAATATTAAGTTGATAGAATCCGTTCGCATCAGTTTGACTACATGCTTTATTCCAATCGGAGCCAGAGTCACGGTAACAGGACAAATAGCAAGAGGACAAGTAGAGCAGCCAAAGGTGATGCGATTCAACTTTACCATATTTTTCTGTAAATTTAAACACTTCTGGGTTTTTAATTTGACATCCATTGACGTTCAACAAACATGAAAGTTGACAATCTCTAGGGTATTGATGAGGCTCGTTGCGTTCAAAAACAACGCACAATGCAATTCCCATCAGCTCATCAAACCCACAAGGCACTTGTAAGTTCACTTTATGGCCCATAATTTCGTGGTTAAACCATTCTAGAATTTCACTTCCAGGAATAATAATTTCTAACTTGTCTGGCAGTCTACCACTTTGTCCCTGATATATACAAAGCATAATGtttagaagagagagagagagagagagagagagagagagagagagagagagagagagagagagaaacctgaAGCAAGTTACAGCCACTTTGAAAATTGTCAACCAATTTGAGGCAGTTGAGATATTGGAAACACAACTCGGAGTGATACGACCCGAAGGGAGCATTCTGTAGTTTTGGAAATCTCTCCAGTGAGGTACAATTGTTTGCAATTAAACACTCAATAGTTGATGGAACATTTTCCAATGATTGAAGCCTCTTGCAGCCTTCCAAATGGAGTCTTCGAAGGTTAGAGAGTTGAGAGCTGCTTTCAGGAAGggaaacaaaattatttccacTTAGATTTAAGTCTGCTAAAGAAGACAAGCAGCCAATATCATTGGGGATTGACAACATATCGCAGTCACAAAGATCCAAATATCTTAAAGAATGCAGACCAGATAAGGAAGGCAATAATAGACCCTCGAGAACATGACTTGTTAGCATggaatcaaatgaaaataatgtcCCTTTCCATCGATGAATATGTAGttctttgagatttttaagTTGAACAATGGAGGAAGGAATCTCTTTTATAGCTGTTCCACTCAAATTAAGCAACTCCAACCCTTCTACATTCCCTAGGTTCTCTGGCAAGTTGTCAAATTTTGAGCATCCAGAAAGATCAAGATAATTAAGCAACTTCAAACTACAAATGGTGTTAGGAAGACGCACAAGGTTTTTGCAATCTTTTAGAATCAAGAAATTAAGGTTAGTCGAATATTCAATTGATGAAGGCAGTTCTTTTATAACTGTTCCACTCAAATCAAGCTTATACAGACCTTCGACATTCCCTAGGTTCTCAAATTTTGTGCATCCAACAAGATCAAGAGAATTACCTAACCTCAAACTACGAATTGTGTTAGGAAAACACACAAGATTTTTGCAATCCCTTACGGTCAATAAACTAAGGCTTGTCAAATGTTCAATTGATGAAGGTAGCACCCTGATAGCTATTCCACTCAAATGAAGCTTTTTCAGACCTTTGAGATTTCCTAGGTTCTCTggcaaattttcaaattttgagcatCCAGAAAGATCAAAGAATTCAAGCGACTTTAAACTACAAATGGTGCATGGAAGAGAAACAAGATTTTTACAATCTTTAAGAGTCAATAAAGTAAGGCTTATCAAATGTTCAATTGATGAAGGCATCTCTTTTATAGCTGTTCCCCTCAAATAAAGCTTCTTTAGGCCTTTGGCATTCCCTAGGTTCTCTGGCAAGTTGTCAAATTTTGAGCACCCAGAAAGATCAAGATATTTAAGCGATTCCAAACTACAAATGCTACTAGGAAGACACACAAGAtttttgcaataacttaaagTCAATGAAGTCAAGCCAATCAAGCCTTCAACTGATGAAGGTAGTTCCACAATTGCAGTGAAATCCAGAAAAAGCTTTTGTAAGCATTCCATGTTTCCCACAAAATCTGGAATTTTCTTAAGTCTTGAGCAACCAAAAAGGTTAAGGGTCACAAGAGACTCCATTTCAAACTTGCTTGGAAGATGACTTAGCTTTTTGCAACCCCCCAAATTAAGAAGAATTAGCTTTTTAAGAATTCCAATGGATGGGTGAAGCTCACGtaaatttgtacaattttgAAGAACTAATTTTTCAAGATTTGGGACTCCAGTGAAGTCTGGGGTTATAATTAGGCCTGAAGAGCTGGTCAAGTCAATGATCTTCAACTTGTCATAATTCtgttaaaagaaataatttttttttgaataattagcATTCTAGTGTctatttattgaaattattgaaatttaaaaagcaAAGTTGTATTAGAATACTTAATAACGCTCTTACCTTTATTCGTTTCCAAAGTCGTTCAATTTTGCTTTGTGGTAAATAAAGTTGAACAAGCTCATCTAGTTGGATACTTGATGGCAATGATTTTGAAGGATATTGAATCCAATCAAGAATTCTTAAATTGGTAGGAAGATGTTTGGGTTCAAGCAAAATACCACGAACTCTAAGAAATTTGAGATTGTACATCTTTGAAACAACCTTAAAGTCCCAACGTGCCTCTTTTTCTTCATGACACATACCCCAAATATCCATGGCTTGAACTGCTTTTGATCCCTTGTAATCAAGAAGGAATTGGTGAAttgcaaaatatattattagcataacaatacaaatttgaatttttttttttttttgaataataagGTAGGGattaaactcaaattctctaaATAACCTCttaccttattttttttcaagactTCGTCAATGTCCTCATAACACCATAGTTTACTACGCATCCTAGGATCATTAGGGCACTCTTGATGAACTATGTTCCTACCCATTCCTGCAAGTAAATCATGCATCCACAATATATTTTCACCCACAATTTTCAAGAGAGATTTATTAATGAGTTCCTTCAATCCAATATCAGGGTAAAGGCCAAGATTATCTAGTATTTCTACAACGTGATCTTTCCTCTCATGATTGAAGAAGCATGCAATGTGTAGGAAAATTTCCTTCTCAGTTTCATGGAGTCCATCAAAACTTAATTTAAGTACTTGGAGAACTTCTCTCTCAGGAAATTCTTTGAGCCTCTCTAACGCACTTTCCCATTCAATAACACttttatcaaacaaaaaggAACCTAAAACCTTAAGAGCTAAAGGAAGGCCAGCAGCATAATTCAAAAAGCGGTTAGacacatttaaaaaatcatcTGGGACGTACTTTTTCTTAAAGGCTTTCGAGCAAAAAAGTTGAAGAGCATATTCATCATTTAATCCTTTAACTTCATATATTTCATCTACTCCATGTGTCCTCAACACCTGCACATCTCTTGTTGTTATGATAATTCTACTGCCTGAACCAAACCAATCATGCTTTCGAGCTAACATATTTAACAAGTATGGTTTATctacatcatcaagaacaagtaAAATCTTTTTATGACATAACCTATTCTTGATATTGAGAACCCCATTATACtcatcatttattttcaaattcgTTTCCATCAAAATTTGATCAATAATTTTCTGTTGTAGTGGAACTAAACCatctttttcataattttcccTAACATCCTCTATAAAACTACAAGCTTCAAATTCTTTAGAAACCATTTGATAAACAACCCTTGCAAGAGTTGTCTTACCCATTCCCCCCATCGCCCAAATCCCTATAAAACGAACATTATTTGACATCATAGCTAAACATAACAGCAACTCCACCACTTGAGAATCTATTCCTACTAGATCCTTAGTAATATTTGGAAATGCATCATATTTCAAGTTAAGCGATATCCATCCCGCAATGCTTTGGATATCATGTGACTCAGGCCTGTAATGAACAAAGTAAAATATGCATTGAGTTTGAACAACCAAAAGTTCACACAAAAAATATGATACATTTctaatgttcaatttttttgattgaaacataaatatatatatatatatatatatgcatgcatgTATGTATGATTGTTTTGCTCaagaaaaaactgaaaaaagtaCAATGAAACTTGTATGTAGATTTGCTTAAGGTTCCAAATAGAGTTATATTTATGAAGTGGGTTATTTggatatttaaaagaaataaataattaaaatttaattaccGATAATTATTTAAATGCCATCCGCGAAGGTTGCCCACTTGTCTCAAAGCATCTCTCCATTTCTTTACCCTCTCTTTGTTCCCCTTtttttcatattcaacaaatgGCTTTGCAAAAGCTCCTCTTTGTTTCCGTACATCAGATGGATTCACATAGTGAAAAACAGGTAGAACTGTCATTCCCATATATTTCCTACAATCAATGATTTTTACAAGTTCATCTAAGCACCAAGTTGAAGATGCATAGTTTTCTGAAAGAACAACGATAGCAAACTTCGATTCTTCTATGGCTTCCATTAGCTCTTCTTTAATGAATTTCCCTCTCTCAAGTTTTTGATCATCTCTAAAAGTGT encodes:
- the LOC115991632 gene encoding TMV resistance protein N-like isoform X1, which translates into the protein MGVTSLSSFPSSSSTSYFTARTSSLSTSPAGQWKYDIFLNFRGEDTRNNFVDHLYNVLKDRGIYTFRDDQKLERGKFIKEELMEAIEESKFAIVVLSENYASSTWCLDELVKIIDCRKYMGMTVLPVFHYVNPSDVRKQRGAFAKPFVEYEKKGNKERVKKWRDALRQVGNLRGWHLNNYRPESHDIQSIAGWISLNLKYDAFPNITKDLVGIDSQVVELLLCLAMMSNNVRFIGIWAMGGMGKTTLARVVYQMVSKEFEACSFIEDVRENYEKDGLVPLQQKIIDQILMETNLKINDEYNGVLNIKNRLCHKKILLVLDDVDKPYLLNMLARKHDWFGSGSRIIITTRDVQVLRTHGVDEIYEVKGLNDEYALQLFCSKAFKKKYVPDDFLNVSNRFLNYAAGLPLALKVLGSFLFDKSVIEWESALERLKEFPEREVLQVLKLSFDGLHETEKEIFLHIACFFNHERKDHVVEILDNLGLYPDIGLKELINKSLLKIVGENILWMHDLLAGMGRNIVHQECPNDPRMRSKLWCYEDIDEVLKKNKGSKAVQAMDIWGMCHEEKEARWDFKVVSKMYNLKFLRVRGILLEPKHLPTNLRILDWIQYPSKSLPSSIQLDELVQLYLPQSKIERLWKRIKNYDKLKIIDLTSSSGLIITPDFTGVPNLEKLVLQNCTNLRELHPSIGILKKLILLNLGGCKKLSHLPSKFEMESLVTLNLFGCSRLKKIPDFVGNMECLQKLFLDFTAIVELPSSVEGLIGLTSLTLSYCKNLVCLPSSICSLESLKYLDLSGCSKFDNLPENLGNAKGLKKLYLRGTAIKEMPSSIEHLISLTLLTLKDCKNLVSLPCTICSLKSLEFFDLSGCSKFENLPENLGNLKGLKKLHLSGIAIRVLPSSIEHLTSLSLLTVRDCKNLVCFPNTIRSLRLGNSLDLVGCTKFENLGNVEGLYKLDLSGTVIKELPSSIEYSTNLNFLILKDCKNLVRLPNTICSLKLLNYLDLSGCSKFDNLPENLGNVEGLELLNLSGTAIKEIPSSIVQLKNLKELHIHRWKGTLFSFDSMLTSHVLEGLLLPSLSGLHSLRYLDLCDCDMLSIPNDIGCLSSLADLNLSGNNFVSLPESSSQLSNLRRLHLEGCKRLQSLENVPSTIECLIANNCTSLERFPKLQNAPFGSYHSELCFQYLNCLKLVDNFQSGCNLLQGQSGRLPDKLEIIIPGSEILEWFNHEIMGHKVNLQVPCGFDELMGIALCVVFERNEPHQYPRDCQLSCLLNVNGCQIKNPEVFKFTEKYGKVESHHLWLLYLSSCYLSCYRDSGSDWNKACSQTDANGFYQLNIEISSWNLKVEKIGFSLLSNKTMSQCINNSGIPFEDLGVLHHDLDNSDCKNKQSLDEDDRAGPSGEGYYHEKLQPKKIQRLGGFMTDSEDSSQREFFNFFAMQGEDQRSKKLESIHGGKQDSCQDIEDPNQTITQLSINSRTLYEDLGDLRHNLCNSATEGSRNKRRHDEEDGAGPSGEAYSNNEPHSKTWRMYG
- the LOC115991632 gene encoding TMV resistance protein N-like isoform X2, translated to MGMTVLPVFHYVNPSDVRKQRGAFAKPFVEYEKKGNKERVKKWRDALRQVGNLRGWHLNNYRPESHDIQSIAGWISLNLKYDAFPNITKDLVGIDSQVVELLLCLAMMSNNVRFIGIWAMGGMGKTTLARVVYQMVSKEFEACSFIEDVRENYEKDGLVPLQQKIIDQILMETNLKINDEYNGVLNIKNRLCHKKILLVLDDVDKPYLLNMLARKHDWFGSGSRIIITTRDVQVLRTHGVDEIYEVKGLNDEYALQLFCSKAFKKKYVPDDFLNVSNRFLNYAAGLPLALKVLGSFLFDKSVIEWESALERLKEFPEREVLQVLKLSFDGLHETEKEIFLHIACFFNHERKDHVVEILDNLGLYPDIGLKELINKSLLKIVGENILWMHDLLAGMGRNIVHQECPNDPRMRSKLWCYEDIDEVLKKNKGSKAVQAMDIWGMCHEEKEARWDFKVVSKMYNLKFLRVRGILLEPKHLPTNLRILDWIQYPSKSLPSSIQLDELVQLYLPQSKIERLWKRIKNYDKLKIIDLTSSSGLIITPDFTGVPNLEKLVLQNCTNLRELHPSIGILKKLILLNLGGCKKLSHLPSKFEMESLVTLNLFGCSRLKKIPDFVGNMECLQKLFLDFTAIVELPSSVEGLIGLTSLTLSYCKNLVCLPSSICSLESLKYLDLSGCSKFDNLPENLGNAKGLKKLYLRGTAIKEMPSSIEHLISLTLLTLKDCKNLVSLPCTICSLKSLEFFDLSGCSKFENLPENLGNLKGLKKLHLSGIAIRVLPSSIEHLTSLSLLTVRDCKNLVCFPNTIRSLRLGNSLDLVGCTKFENLGNVEGLYKLDLSGTVIKELPSSIEYSTNLNFLILKDCKNLVRLPNTICSLKLLNYLDLSGCSKFDNLPENLGNVEGLELLNLSGTAIKEIPSSIVQLKNLKELHIHRWKGTLFSFDSMLTSHVLEGLLLPSLSGLHSLRYLDLCDCDMLSIPNDIGCLSSLADLNLSGNNFVSLPESSSQLSNLRRLHLEGCKRLQSLENVPSTIECLIANNCTSLERFPKLQNAPFGSYHSELCFQYLNCLKLVDNFQSGCNLLQGQSGRLPDKLEIIIPGSEILEWFNHEIMGHKVNLQVPCGFDELMGIALCVVFERNEPHQYPRDCQLSCLLNVNGCQIKNPEVFKFTEKYGKVESHHLWLLYLSSCYLSCYRDSGSDWNKACSQTDANGFYQLNIEISSWNLKVEKIGFSLLSNKTMSQCINNSGIPFEDLGVLHHDLDNSDCKNKQSLDEDDRAGPSGEGYYHEKLQPKKIQRLGGFMTDSEDSSQREFFNFFAMQGEDQRSKKLESIHGGKQDSCQDIEDPNQTITQLSINSRTLYEDLGDLRHNLCNSATEGSRNKRRHDEEDGAGPSGEAYSNNEPHSKTWRMYG